One Amycolatopsis sp. NBC_00355 genomic window carries:
- a CDS encoding NADP-dependent oxidoreductase: MKAARFSRFGPPDVLEIVDLPDPRPAAGQIRIAVRAAGVNTGDWLKRQGLMDRELPQTLGYEAAGIVDELGEGVTGVAVGDRVFGLSEGGAAQAGRTVLSWYAPIPPSLDFASAAALPVAGETSARALDQLGVEAGATLLVNGASGSVGTAAVQLAVARGARVIGTGSAATHDFLRSLGAEPVTYGEGMPERVRALAADGVDLALDVAGNGVLPELVELAGGPEHVVTVADLAGAQQHGVRFSRGDAGRAYYSLAEIGRLVESGRFVVRVGETFPLAGIAEAHRAGESGRVRGKLVLLMG, from the coding sequence GTGAAAGCCGCGCGGTTCAGCCGGTTCGGCCCGCCGGACGTGCTCGAAATCGTCGACCTGCCCGACCCGCGCCCGGCCGCCGGGCAGATCCGGATCGCGGTGCGCGCGGCCGGCGTCAACACCGGCGACTGGCTCAAGCGGCAGGGCCTGATGGACCGGGAGCTGCCGCAGACGCTGGGCTACGAGGCGGCCGGGATCGTCGACGAACTCGGCGAGGGCGTCACCGGGGTGGCCGTCGGGGACCGGGTGTTCGGGCTGTCCGAGGGCGGTGCGGCGCAGGCCGGCCGGACCGTGCTGTCCTGGTACGCGCCGATCCCGCCGTCGCTGGACTTCGCGTCGGCGGCCGCGTTGCCGGTCGCGGGGGAGACGTCGGCGCGGGCGCTCGACCAGCTCGGCGTCGAGGCCGGCGCCACGCTGCTGGTCAACGGCGCCTCGGGCAGCGTCGGCACCGCCGCGGTCCAGCTCGCCGTGGCCCGCGGCGCCCGCGTGATCGGCACCGGAAGCGCGGCCACGCACGACTTCCTGCGGTCGCTCGGGGCGGAACCCGTCACGTACGGCGAAGGCATGCCGGAACGCGTGCGCGCGCTGGCGGCCGACGGCGTGGACCTCGCGCTCGACGTCGCCGGCAACGGCGTCCTGCCCGAGCTCGTCGAGCTCGCGGGCGGCCCGGAGCACGTCGTCACGGTCGCGGACCTCGCCGGCGCGCAACAGCACGGGGTGCGGTTCAGCCGAGGCGACGCCGGACGCGCGTACTACTCGCTGGCGGAGATCGGGCGGCTGGTCGAGTCCGGGCGGTTCGTCGTCCGGGTCGGCGAAACCTTTCCGCTGGCCGGGATCGCCGAGGCGCACCGGGCCGGCGAGTCCGGCCGCGTACGCGGAAAGCTCGTACTGCTGATGGGTTAG
- a CDS encoding alpha/beta hydrolase, with protein MRTDTFPAPATVSEQAQDWLALDQGELTYPALDDTAGWLALAEEANRSTARRFPVAELPVTVEDLDVDGVTVYAARPDGVGKAADEPVFLWMHPGGLVVGGGDACRLTTARTASGTGLLVWGVDYRLPPRHPYPAGLDDALAVYRHLLRDHDPSRVFVGGDSAGGNIAAALLLRAKDAGLPMPAALVLNTPQVDLTESGDTFRTLAGVDNVLRSLRVPNALYAAGADLREPYLSPVLGDLTGFPPTFLRSGTRDLFLSNTVRMHRRLRDAGVAAELHVFEAMPHAGFGGDSPEDREAVAEQRRFLGRHGATAPEKEDA; from the coding sequence ATGCGCACCGACACCTTCCCCGCTCCGGCCACCGTCAGCGAGCAGGCACAGGACTGGCTCGCCCTCGACCAGGGCGAACTGACCTACCCGGCCCTGGACGACACCGCCGGCTGGCTCGCGCTGGCCGAGGAGGCGAACCGGTCCACGGCCCGGCGCTTCCCGGTCGCCGAGCTGCCGGTCACCGTCGAGGACCTCGACGTCGACGGCGTCACCGTGTACGCCGCGAGGCCCGACGGCGTCGGGAAAGCGGCGGACGAGCCCGTCTTCCTCTGGATGCACCCCGGCGGCCTCGTGGTCGGCGGCGGGGACGCGTGCCGGCTGACGACGGCGCGGACCGCGTCGGGCACGGGGCTGCTCGTGTGGGGCGTGGACTACCGGCTGCCGCCGCGGCACCCGTACCCGGCCGGGCTCGACGACGCGCTCGCCGTGTACCGGCACCTGCTGCGGGACCACGATCCGTCGCGGGTGTTCGTCGGCGGCGACTCCGCCGGCGGGAACATCGCCGCCGCCCTTCTGTTGCGCGCCAAGGACGCCGGGCTGCCGATGCCCGCCGCCCTGGTGCTCAACACCCCGCAGGTCGACCTCACCGAGTCGGGTGACACCTTCCGGACCCTGGCCGGCGTGGACAACGTCCTGCGCAGCCTGCGGGTGCCGAACGCGCTCTACGCCGCCGGGGCCGACCTGCGGGAGCCGTACCTCTCGCCGGTGCTGGGCGACCTGACCGGCTTCCCGCCCACCTTCCTCCGGAGCGGCACCCGCGACCTGTTCCTCTCGAACACCGTCCGGATGCACCGCCGGCTGCGCGACGCCGGGGTGGCGGCCGAGCTGCACGTGTTCGAAGCCATGCCGCACGCCGGGTTCGGCGGCGACAGCCCGGAGGACCGGGAAGCCGTCGCCGAACAGCGGCGCTTCCTCGGCCGGCACGGCGCGACCGCGCCGGAGAAGGAGGACGCGTGA
- a CDS encoding TetR/AcrR family transcriptional regulator has protein sequence MSEARARLLSTATRLFYTEGLHSVGVDRIIAEASVTRATLYRHFASKDDLLVAYLSAADQAIRAQAEAARAGGGAAADVVRAVARSIADGIRSPGFRGCAFLNAAAEYPDPAHPVHQAVLAHRQWFLDTVTELLAQTGETPPEPAARHFVMLRDGAMAAGCLTDPAPICETFLLGVEGILSYRNASVAP, from the coding sequence GTGTCCGAAGCACGAGCGCGGCTGCTCAGCACCGCGACCCGGCTGTTCTACACGGAGGGGCTCCACTCCGTCGGCGTCGACCGGATCATCGCCGAAGCGTCGGTCACCCGCGCCACGCTCTACCGGCACTTCGCGAGCAAGGACGACCTGCTCGTCGCCTACCTGAGTGCCGCCGACCAGGCGATCCGCGCCCAGGCCGAGGCCGCCCGGGCCGGTGGCGGCGCCGCGGCCGACGTCGTCCGGGCGGTCGCCCGGTCGATCGCCGACGGCATCCGCTCCCCCGGGTTCCGCGGCTGCGCGTTCCTCAACGCCGCGGCGGAGTACCCCGATCCCGCCCACCCGGTCCACCAGGCCGTCCTCGCCCACCGGCAGTGGTTCCTGGACACCGTCACCGAACTGCTGGCGCAGACCGGGGAGACGCCGCCGGAGCCGGCCGCCCGGCACTTCGTCATGCTCCGCGACGGCGCGATGGCCGCGGGCTGCCTCACCGACCCGGCGCCGATCTGCGAGACGTTCCTGCTCGGTGTCGAAGGGATCCTGAGCTACCGGAACGCTTCCGTCGCGCCCTGA
- a CDS encoding trypsin-like serine peptidase produces MTTNPRRAFSRAVTLLAVAGTAAAVLAAPATAAEVDQVVTRVSAADRAAALAHWTPERMRQWVGEDWLPPAEKLGRLWDGPVPAGVGRLFFTAEPGVDESCTATVVPSSSKDVALTAGHCVNGGLDRFDNPIKIVNVVFVPGYDRGKAPYGVFPVRAFAWSATYSGPMSGTDDDAVLALDPVGGRHAADVAGTQDVSFAQPPSPVDTTILGYPVSRLAGGEALLSCARPATLEVNSVLSDWKTDCDLSGGSSGGPWLRNFDPATGRGTVFGVTSRGTMTEDGVTQDLTSAAFTDPVRALYERAGQL; encoded by the coding sequence ATGACCACGAACCCGCGCCGCGCCTTTTCCCGAGCCGTCACCCTGCTGGCGGTGGCCGGCACCGCGGCGGCGGTCCTGGCCGCCCCGGCCACGGCGGCCGAAGTCGACCAGGTGGTGACGCGGGTGAGCGCGGCGGACCGGGCCGCGGCGCTGGCCCACTGGACACCGGAGCGGATGCGCCAGTGGGTCGGCGAGGACTGGCTGCCCCCGGCCGAAAAGCTCGGCCGGCTGTGGGACGGCCCGGTGCCGGCGGGGGTCGGGCGGTTGTTCTTCACCGCCGAACCCGGCGTCGACGAGTCCTGCACCGCGACCGTGGTCCCGAGCTCCAGCAAGGACGTCGCGCTCACGGCCGGGCACTGCGTCAACGGCGGCCTGGACCGCTTCGACAACCCGATCAAGATCGTCAACGTCGTGTTCGTCCCCGGCTACGACCGCGGGAAGGCGCCGTACGGCGTGTTCCCGGTCCGGGCCTTCGCCTGGTCCGCCACCTATTCGGGCCCGATGAGCGGCACGGACGACGACGCCGTGCTCGCCCTGGATCCGGTCGGCGGCCGGCACGCCGCCGACGTCGCGGGCACCCAGGACGTCTCGTTCGCGCAGCCACCGTCCCCTGTGGACACCACGATCCTCGGCTACCCGGTCTCGCGGCTGGCCGGCGGCGAGGCGCTGCTGTCCTGCGCGCGGCCGGCCACCCTCGAGGTCAACTCGGTGCTGTCGGACTGGAAGACGGACTGCGACCTGTCCGGCGGTTCCAGCGGCGGCCCGTGGCTGCGGAACTTCGACCCCGCCACCGGCAGGGGCACCGTCTTCGGCGTCACCAGCCGGGGAACGATGACCGAGGACGGCGTCACCCAGGACCTCACGAGCGCCGCGTTCACCGATCCGGTGCGGGCGTTGTACGAGCGCGCCGGGCAGCTCTGA
- a CDS encoding PrsW family intramembrane metalloprotease, with protein MTTTSETKTTQLAAIEQSGWGLPFRFFQPHNLAFWVYLVGVGGGALGMFRFFGGDGGFYTPALTGGILLFGLYLVPWLVLLRHQNRYTAQPGRLLTTAFAWGGIAATFWIALPANTALLELWTKLGGTAFAADWAAGLTAPIDEEFAKALGLVLLIGLAPRLVRSVYDGAIIGAFIGLGFQVFEDLLYVYNGAAQSFGTDQIGASLQVFLVRGASGIVSHALFSAIFCAGLMWVLGRVPGERDVVRGVLTMLVAMVFHFAWDDMNGLGGNGPLVAVLPFVIAAVELTFLFSVLRHAARRERTWTRELLGPEAEAGVLDPALLDAVSGLRKQRKAYRKHVHGRRAARHRMAAASDLAREIAHAGGRETDRVAHARAEVLRLQHPAP; from the coding sequence GTGACCACGACGTCCGAGACCAAGACGACCCAGCTCGCCGCCATCGAGCAGTCCGGCTGGGGCCTGCCGTTCCGCTTCTTCCAGCCGCACAACCTGGCGTTCTGGGTGTACCTCGTCGGCGTCGGCGGCGGCGCGCTCGGGATGTTCCGCTTCTTCGGCGGCGACGGCGGCTTCTACACCCCGGCCCTGACCGGCGGGATCCTGCTGTTCGGGCTCTACCTCGTGCCCTGGCTGGTGCTGCTGCGCCACCAGAACCGCTACACGGCGCAGCCGGGCCGGCTGCTGACCACGGCGTTCGCCTGGGGCGGGATCGCCGCGACGTTCTGGATCGCGCTCCCGGCCAACACGGCCCTGCTGGAGCTGTGGACGAAGCTCGGCGGCACGGCCTTCGCCGCCGACTGGGCCGCCGGGCTCACCGCCCCGATCGACGAGGAGTTCGCGAAGGCCCTCGGCCTCGTCCTGCTGATCGGGCTCGCGCCCCGGCTCGTCCGCAGCGTCTACGACGGGGCCATCATCGGCGCCTTCATCGGCCTGGGCTTCCAGGTCTTCGAGGACCTCCTCTACGTCTACAACGGCGCCGCCCAGAGTTTCGGCACCGACCAGATCGGCGCGTCGCTGCAGGTGTTCCTCGTCCGCGGCGCGTCCGGCATCGTGTCGCACGCGCTGTTCAGCGCCATCTTCTGCGCCGGGCTGATGTGGGTCCTGGGCCGGGTGCCGGGTGAGCGCGACGTCGTCCGCGGCGTGCTGACCATGCTGGTGGCGATGGTGTTCCACTTCGCGTGGGACGACATGAACGGCCTGGGCGGCAACGGTCCCCTGGTCGCCGTGCTGCCGTTCGTGATCGCGGCCGTCGAGCTCACGTTCCTGTTCTCCGTCCTGCGCCACGCCGCCCGCCGCGAGCGGACGTGGACCCGCGAACTGCTGGGCCCGGAAGCCGAGGCGGGCGTGCTCGACCCGGCCCTGCTCGACGCGGTCAGCGGGCTCCGGAAGCAGCGCAAGGCCTACCGCAAGCACGTCCACGGCCGCCGCGCGGCGAGACACCGGATGGCGGCCGCGAGCGACCTCGCCCGGGAGATCGCCCACGCGGGCGGCCGGGAGACCGACCGGGTCGCCCACGCCCGAGCAGAAGTCCTGCGCCTCCAGCACCCGGCCCCCTGA
- a CDS encoding IS30 family transposase has translation MARVHRWLPRSVQLEFWDQVRAGTAAKPAAQAAGFAPTTGVRLFRQAGGVISNAPRQPGPLRLSIAERDEIACLKAAGHGPRAIGRAIGRPASTVSRELARNTGLTGAYRASSAQHRADDRAKRPKVAKLRADPVLRKIVQAGLDRKWSPQQISERLVLDFPDRPEMRVSHETIYQSLYVQGRGALRRELTTALRTGRALRMPRRQAQARRERPSGRIQDMVNISERPAEVADRAVPGHWEGDLILGKDNKSAIGTLVERQTRFVMLLHLPDGRDAATVAAAMTEMIAALPPLLLGSLTWDQGKEMAHHQKITLDTGLQIYFCDPHSPWQRGSNENTNGLLRQYFPKGTDLSQHNAAELVRVAEELNGRPRETLGWRTPAEVLTALLLDQQTPGVATTA, from the coding sequence ATGGCGCGAGTGCATCGCTGGCTGCCGAGGTCGGTGCAGCTGGAGTTCTGGGACCAGGTCCGGGCCGGGACAGCGGCGAAGCCGGCCGCGCAAGCGGCCGGCTTCGCCCCGACCACCGGAGTGCGGCTGTTCCGTCAAGCTGGCGGGGTGATCAGCAATGCACCCCGCCAGCCCGGCCCGCTCCGGTTGAGTATCGCTGAACGGGACGAGATCGCCTGCCTGAAAGCTGCAGGCCACGGCCCCCGCGCCATCGGCCGGGCGATCGGACGCCCGGCCTCGACGGTGTCACGGGAGCTGGCCCGCAACACTGGCCTGACCGGCGCGTATCGGGCCAGCTCGGCCCAGCACCGCGCCGACGACCGCGCGAAACGACCGAAGGTCGCGAAACTGCGGGCCGACCCGGTGCTGCGGAAGATCGTGCAGGCGGGGCTGGACCGCAAGTGGTCACCCCAGCAGATCTCCGAGAGACTGGTGCTGGATTTTCCTGACCGGCCGGAGATGCGGGTGTCACACGAAACGATCTACCAGTCGCTGTATGTGCAGGGCCGGGGTGCGCTACGCCGGGAACTGACCACCGCGCTGCGGACCGGGCGGGCGTTGCGAATGCCACGACGTCAAGCCCAGGCCCGCCGGGAACGACCCTCGGGCCGGATCCAGGACATGGTCAACATCAGTGAACGGCCGGCTGAGGTCGCTGACCGGGCCGTTCCGGGGCATTGGGAAGGGGACCTGATCCTGGGCAAGGACAACAAGTCGGCGATCGGGACGCTGGTGGAACGCCAGACCCGGTTCGTGATGTTGCTGCACCTACCCGACGGACGGGACGCCGCCACCGTCGCGGCGGCGATGACGGAGATGATCGCGGCGTTGCCGCCGTTGCTGCTGGGCTCGCTGACCTGGGATCAGGGCAAGGAAATGGCCCATCACCAGAAGATCACCCTGGACACCGGGTTGCAGATCTACTTCTGTGACCCGCATTCGCCGTGGCAGCGGGGCAGCAACGAGAACACCAACGGCCTGTTGCGTCAGTACTTCCCGAAAGGCACCGACCTGTCCCAGCACAACGCGGCGGAGTTGGTGCGGGTGGCCGAAGAGCTGAACGGACGGCCGCGGGAGACCCTCGGCTGGCGAACACCAGCCGAGGTCCTCACGGCGTTACTGTTGGATCAGCAGACACCAGGTGTTGCAACCACCGCGTGA
- a CDS encoding TetR/AcrR family transcriptional regulator: protein MARRNPERRAALLDAAIEVLAADGARGLTFRAVDQRAAVPTGTASNYFAGREEILTGAGERVYERLVPDAATLAAPFDGPRDRARLAELMHDLVERVAAFPTGFLALLELRLEAARRPELREVLTKRIRADLDFNVENHLKTGLPGDATTVKLLWLALNWLIIERLTLPDLLAPEERDALVDALVERLAPGPRPPSP from the coding sequence ATGGCGCGACGCAATCCGGAACGACGGGCGGCCCTGCTCGACGCGGCGATCGAAGTCCTGGCGGCGGACGGCGCGCGCGGACTGACGTTCCGCGCGGTGGACCAGCGGGCCGCGGTGCCCACCGGCACCGCCTCCAACTACTTCGCCGGCCGCGAGGAGATCCTCACCGGCGCGGGTGAGCGCGTCTACGAACGCCTGGTCCCGGACGCGGCGACGCTGGCCGCCCCGTTCGACGGCCCGCGCGACCGCGCCCGCCTCGCCGAGCTGATGCACGACCTGGTCGAGCGCGTGGCGGCGTTCCCGACGGGGTTCCTGGCGCTGCTGGAGCTGCGTCTGGAAGCGGCCCGCCGGCCGGAGCTGCGGGAGGTGCTGACGAAGCGGATCCGCGCGGACCTCGACTTCAACGTGGAAAACCACCTGAAGACGGGCCTGCCGGGCGACGCGACGACGGTCAAGCTGCTGTGGCTGGCCTTGAACTGGCTGATCATCGAGCGCCTGACCCTGCCGGACCTGCTGGCCCCGGAAGAGCGCGACGCCCTGGTCGACGCCCTGGTCGAGCGCCTCGCCCCCGGACCCCGGCCCCCAAGTCCGTGA